ttaaaacaagaataaaTGCAGATAAAATAACtcacatgtttacacaaactATCCTGTTAAAATCATCTTTTCATCTCATTCTTTGTGTTCTTGGAGGATTCTGTTTTTATGTTAtgtcatgcttttttttcattcatttattccaGTTCCATTTTTGTCCAAAAATTCACTCATCAAGAAATCTATTTTTATTATGCTCTTTTTCTATATGTGCAGCACATCtatctgcagctctgtgtttgactttgtgttaCAGGACCATGCTGTCGGTAACTGGGACGGATTCTTTAGAGGAGAGCAGCTCTGCCACATTCCTTCCCCTGACTACGGACTACTTGTGCCAGTCACCAAGGTTTCCCTAGGTAAAcgacaacaacagcaacaacagttTGTGCTCAAGTGTTTACTCCAGCTCCTCCGAGTGATCCTTAACTTTTCTCCCTATGATTCATTCAGAAACTGTTTGCATTTGAGAGTATTGCTGTTCCTGGAAACACACCGCACAGTAGTAATCGTGTAGAAATGATCACTAAGAATACAGAATAGTCCTCCCCTTTGAGATGTAAACATTGTAAACTGAGCCTAATTGTGACAGtaagactgtttaaaaaaaaaaaaaaaaaaaaaaagaagcagatgtAGCCTGAGGTTTAAAAGTGAAGTTAGGGAGGCCTTAAAGCTGCGTTCTTTCTaacagccaccagggggcgacctcatttttgttttattccgAGCTCTGCTTTTTCCTTCTGTgacaaacatttagaaacacctgacttttgtttcccctttttgcaCATCTAGAGTCTAAATCTCATCGTCACAGTCCGGCCCAACATCCCAAATCCATCCTGAGGCCGGCACCGCCCCCCATCTCTAAACCCGGCCCTTCATCGCCTTCTGCCTCCGCTCCCAAAGTCGCTCTGATGCCCCCCGACAAACAAGCAGTGAGACCTCCGCCTCTGCCTCCACCCAAACCGCTCAACAAACAactgccccctccccctctgccgCCTCCCAAACCCGTCAGCCCGACGACGCCGACAGAAGCCGACCAGCCGCTGCAGACCAACGGCGAACACGGGCCTCCCTCGTTGTTGTGGACGCCGGACAGCGGCGAGGCAGCGGGGGAGGACGGAGAGGCCGGGCAGGGGGGCGAGCTGGAGGTGGGGTCCATGGTGGAAGTGAACGACCCGCCACTGTTTGGAGTTATTCGCTGGATCGGGAGACTCGGTGGGATCACAGAGTCTGTGGCGGGGATTGAGCTGGTAAGGGCACACCACATGACCTCCTCGTCGCCGTTTATACATACATGTCCAATTTTTGGTCTGTTATGATGGTGAAGGAGAAACAATGATGATAGTGTAGAACTTTTTGTGCAACTGGTGGGCTTCTGCGTTGGCAAAGTTTAGATTGATGCCGTGACACTGAgagcacagacaaaaaaacatactcAAAATCCCTGTGATTTCATGTTGACTCTGAATGTCGCAGAGGCgtaatgtggggggggggagaagtgATCCCCACTCTGTACCGACTTCGGCGGTAGTGTGATTACCGGTGTATTTGCAATGTGATATAAGCTGAGTGTTAGGGCTTTGTGTTcagatttcacgccttcaatttattaaatatagttattaataatattagtaactaatttgagactgatttaagtgatattttggttatatttccccgatttcagggtggtgcccccCGAGTTGATTAagcatagtttaatgatattgttatttatattattaattaaataataaattaattatattaaatataattattaaagaatgtTGACTAGATAAAACCCCATCAGTAGTAACATGCGTTGCAGTAGCAAGACAGGATCAGCTGAGTCATCATGGCAGCACAgtgctgtgcgtgtgtgtgtgtgtgtgtgcatgtgtgtgtgcgcatgtctgactttgtgtATTGTGAGGTCCTGCTGTACCTTGCTGTCTTGCACTTCTGCAAAGTGACAAAGTGATTCACAGAAAAGCTCGGGATGCATGGTTTAGACCAACTATATCAGTCATCGTATCAAATGTAGCATTTTTGTGAATCTGATAACTGATAATCTgataatttatttctgttgatATCGTTAACGAGGTGTGTATCCTTGGTTTTTATCCTCTCTGTAATCTTCCAACCTCCTCAGGATCAGGAGCTCTCTGCGGGAACAGACGGTAGTTACCTCGGTGAGCGTCACTTCCGTTGTCCGGCCAACAAGGGGCTGTTCGTCAAGCTCCGCAACTGTCGGCGGGACTCGAGGTTTCCAGCCCCCgagacacctgtcaatcaagtgGAGCGATGCAACTCCATAGGTAGGGGAAAGCGTGGTTTAAGGTGTCGCACCGTGTTGTATTATACAGTCTTTGAAAATAACGCTGTGACCTTGTTGTGGCTGACAGCATTCGCGGAGTGGGGCAGTGAGCGCGTGGAGGATCACACTCCTCCGGTGGAGGGAGACGAGGCCAGAGAGCTGTACGAGGGCTGGAAGAGAGGCATCCAGGGTCACCTCAACTCCTGCTACCTGGACGCTACGCTGTTCAGGTCAGATTTCCCACACACTCATGACCCGAGCTGATCGAGTTATAACAGATTTAACTATTCTAATGTATGAGGATGTCAGCCAAATCTTTAAACTGGTACACATAGTGAACACATCTAATAAAGGTAAAGAAAAAACCAATGGAGCCTCATTGGGGTACCCAGTTTTTGGAAGTTGAATCTCTCAATGGTGGACTAACCAGACCCAGCAAATCAAGTACAGCTGCTTATTttatgttctctgtgtgtctgcagtctgttctcctgctgcagctcggCAGACTGGGTTCTGTTTTGGCCCTCGGACCCTGAACAGGACCAGAACTCCAAGCACGCTCAGGACCTGCTGCGGTGTGAGGTCGTCAACCCCCTGAGAAGGTGTGCAAATGATCCCAGGAAGAGtattatataataatacaaGACTTGACTTGTGTAGTAGTTTAACATTCTCAAATTAGTACTTTCACTTAAGGAACGGATCTGAATGTTTGACTGGGAACAACTGGATCAACAGGCGTCTGATCAGAATCCTGATTTGTTTAAGTACTTGTCTACCTGTGTGTTTCAAAGGTTCGGCTACGTGTGTGCCAGTAAGACCATGGCCTTAAGACGACTGCTGGAGGCCGAGAACAGCGACAAAGGCTTCACCAACCAGGAGAAAGGTGTGTGAGTGAAAGTGTTCCTCTGTCCTACCCCATGTGCACTCTGCAGGTGTTATCAgacacaaactgtgtgtgtgcgtgcgtgtgtgagagagactaGACTGAGGAATGCCGTCATGCAGCTGTTTCTCTGTTCCTCAGATCCTGAAGAGTTCCTCAACACGCTTTTCCAGCTCCTCCGAGTGGAGCCGCTCCTCAAAATCAGGTAACGTCATCATTGTTTTTGTGCGCTTCAGTTTGTTGCGTTGTGATGTGAATCTGatgtgtaataaataaaaactcaatTTAAAGAAACCTTTTAAAGTCACAAAGCTGTAGTCATTTGTACACTTTGGTCTTAAATTCTGAACATACACAAAGAGAAAGTCTACAAGAATTTGTGATCTGTTGGCAGGCTTTGAAcgacatattttaaaatgttaaagttgTGATTGTTTTGCTGCTGATACTAGAACAATTTGTTCCACAAGTCAAGTCAGTAGAGGATACAAATGTGGATGACCTATTTtctaataatgaaataaaaacctgatCTTGGTTAAATGTCAGTTGAAAAAAGCAGGACTGGACTACTTTAGCAAAGTAAGACACCTCTGAGTCTAACATTATACTTGTACCTAGAATACAGGACTATTTTTAGACATTGTTTAACAGGGAACACAGATGAAATTTAAGGTTTTAATCGATTTAAACTGTGGgaattttctgtctttcagcAAGACAAAACACAGGATTGAGTAGTGTTAGGAGCAGTTTATCATCTGCTTAGCGCTGAATATCAGTATATTTGTCCTTGAGTGGTTCTCATCAGTGGTATAATGAAGTTTATTGTAAGTAGAAGAGGACCCAGAAAAGAGCCCtgaggaacaccacagaaacgagaaataaaagagaagggGGAATTTCATCATTGTGGACCTCAGCAAGACTAGGGAGCACTTACTGGAGACGAATAGGAAATGAGGCATAAAGAGAAGGGTCTTTTGGATAGATTTGAAATTACAGAATCAAAGTCAACAGCCAAACTAGGCCGAGATTACATCATCGGGTGGTTTTCTGAAGTCACAAAACCACAGACAggttttcctgtttgtttttgagttcATTTTTTGTGTATACACATAAAAGCAAATACATGTATAAGACAGACTTCAATTACTGGATAATTTTACATCTGCAGACCTATCAAATCTAAAAAGAAATATACAGCTGATTTGACTTCagttttaattataaaaatattccctccattaaattaaattaagataATTACCAACAGGTTTCTCattcctctctttgttttttttttaaacctcctcTAACAGATCGATGACTCAACAGCCTCAGGAGTGTcacctctaccagctcttcccgCCCACCACACTTCCTTCCTCGCCCTCCTCACCTTTGCCTCTCTCCCCCATTCACTCGCCCATCCCTCTCTCCTCGCCACCCTCCACTCGGATGAGGGTCGCCAGCGTCCAGGCGCTGCTGGAGTCCTCTTTCATCCACTCCGGCCTCAAGTTTGTCGAGGTAACTAAAGTAATTCAATCATTTTATTTGGAGATACTTGAGTTTAAAACATCATCAACtatcatgtttgtatttcactCCCAACAGGCTCCATCCTGCCTCGTTCTGCTCATGCCCAGATTTGGAAAAgacttcaaaatgtttgacGCCATTTTGCCGACTCAGAGCTTGGACATCACAGACCTGCTTGACGACAGTACGAGaaaataattaacattttagcagattttgttttgattcttGAGACCGTAATCCTCGtctgttttattgttaattttaatttgagtatttctttttttcagacacatatacatatatttaatttttgtttaaagtgttgtttttgtcttttttttttgtctctccagCTCTGAGACAGTGCAGTATCTGTCAGGCTTTGGCGGAGTGGGAGTGTCTCCAGTGTTATGACGACCCTGACATCACCCCCGGTCATCTAAAACAGTACTGCCACACCTGcaacacacaggtacacagtcaaaaaaaaacaaacatgttgtgtaTATCTTCTGACACTGCCACCAAGTGGGCAATTATAACATGAGCATTAGTTTTAAATGAATCTGTTGAGGTGTAATTTGAAGCTCTCAGCTCATGCTTTTCTGTCCATCGTCAGGTCCACAGCCACAGGAAGCGGGAGTCCCACAGCCCCGTGAAGGTTTCTATTCCTGAGGGATCGTGGTCCGGCCCCCTGCACTGCACCCGTCAGCGGATGTCTCTGTTCGCCGTGACGTGCATCGAGACGAGCCACTACGTCAGCTTCGTCAAACACGGGCCCCTCCCCACCGATTGGCTGTTCTTCGACAGCATGGCGGACCGGGAAGGTAATGAAGGATTCTTGCTGATGAAGGTTTGGAATCACTGGATCAAACTTTATATATCTGCATGTGGTCTCCCTCCAGGTGGAGAGAACGGCTTCAACATCCCCCAGGTGAGGGCGTGTCCGGAGGTGGGGCGCTTCCTCAGCCTGTCAGAGGGGGAGCTGAGCAGAGTGGACGCCTCGTCGTTACGAGAGTCCGCCCGCCGCCTCCTCTGTGACGCCTACATGTGTTTGTATCACAGCCCAGATCTCAGCCTGTACAAGTGACACGGACGAACCAGCACAACACACATCCTCTCGGGGGCCTATCGCGATCCGGCGCTCATCAGGGGGAGGCGGCGACGTCCAAAATGATTAACTCTTGAGTGATTTTTCTTCTGTAAAGAGTCGGCCTGCAGTATAGATGTTGACAATTGTTTACATCTGAGTGTCCACGTGCCTTATTAACACTcacacagcaaaaaaacaatgtgtctgTAATGGTTAACACACTTAACATTTAAATTTGcacactttttatttacatgtcaGTAAGTGTGCACTGTGTATCATATACTAGCCTTAAACTGACTGTAAAAACTGCACACAGATGTTTATATGTTTGTAATGCTTCCATGGCTGTTTAATATAATACAGCTGCACACAATGGGGACAATTGTCCTGATTAATAAATGCACTGATTACTCTTCTAGTTCAGCtattgattgatttatgtaGATATTCccaagggaaattcaaagcatccagtagcacgttacaaagacgtacatgacatgaaacatttgtatgTATCTCCcatacatacatgtatatattaacttggaaaaaaaagattgaagaaTACCCCTTGATGAGTCAAATTTGttttagcaatgtttaaaaagaaaaaaattatcTTGGAAACATTGAGACATCGTTCAGCAGTGAGATACAAGATGCATTATAGTGCATCAAAACATAACTGAACATAAAATATAAAGGTAATAAAAAcctgaatttaaaataatttcagaatcaacagaaaaaaagtaaatagagaattttatttttccatttaaaaaaaaaatagtcttcTAAGATAACATTggaggacatttttttgtttttcttatttaatttcattttaatttgtaaattttatttcattaaaacaaaaaataaagtcaagaaagacaaacaaacaaacataaaatctcaaaggagcagaaagaagacaaaTCTTATATCTGCCtctctttcacaaaacattaattaaaacaaaacacttaaaataaatctttaataatttaaataaaattgcCGGTTTCAGCTTTActtgtttagattttttataAGCCTTGTATGCAAAGTTCTTTAATTATTAAGAAGTAAATAGTTTGAAGTATTCCTCATGAAGTGCCACTAGAGGGCGGGCGTGACGCTGTGTGGCTGCGTCATCATTACGGGACACGGAGCCGCAGCGACGAGGGGGCGACTTGTGTATCGGGCACAGACAGCAGGGCTAATTTCGGTCTTTTCATCCTCAAAATAGCGACACGAAAACCCGACTAGCAGCAGTTTGAATGTTCATATAAGGTAAGAAACATGTAAATCCCGGTTTCTGTTGACTCGTTTGGATTAGATTGTGTCTGTAATGAACATAAACATCGTCGTGAACATGATGGTGATACGCTGGTGAAACATAACATCCGGGAACTCTTATACATTAACGCATTACTACTATAACttcattttttgggggaaatTATCCTcctatatgtttttattttgtccaaACAGACTAAAAAACGCTCGTAAAGACgaaattatattaaaaatattagATTGTACACATTAGTTTGGTCCTGCAGGTGATAAAAGCTCATTTAAAAAGCCTCTCCAAACACACGTAGCACCATGTAtgtagcacctttcagacaccAGGCTGTACAAAGTGCTTCAAACATTTAATAAGTTAATATATGTGTGcatttaattcacattttctaCTAACTAGAGGtgtgtaaatacaaaaaaagcttCCTCAGCCTGCTTGGTTCACtctgaggaggaaaagaagTCTCCCTCTGAATTGTGGTTCCTCTCTGTTGGTGTAGGTGCTTTCTGTCTCTGAGGTCCAGCAGTGCAGCCGGTTGTCATGGCGTCTCCAGggggacaaggaggaggaggaggagctctgTCGACGAGGGGAGGCagcggagcgaggaggatgaaGTGGGCCCTGGAGCTGAGTCTGGGGAACACCAGGTACACTCTCAGTCAGGGGGGGAAATACACGAGTTCAATGTTTCTGAATGCAGGTAACAAATCAGAGTTTGTCTTAAACGACACATCGCTGATGAAAGATCCCACAGACACCGAGATCTGAAgcagcactctctctctctctctctacctctctctctatctctctctctctacctctctctctatctcttactatctctatctctatctctgtctctatctctctatctctctgtctcttactatctctctctctctctctctctctctctttcttcttaaAAAAGATTAATAAAGATCTGAAGCAGCACCAGAAGTTgagacttctctctctctttctatctctctctctctacctctttctatatctctctctctctctctctctctctctctgtctatctctacctccccctctctatctctctctgtctatctctgtctctctctctctgtctctctctctctctctgtctctctctctctctctctgtctctctctctgtctctctgtctctctctacctctctctgtctctctctctgtctctctgtctctctctacctctctctgtctctctctctgtctctctctgtctctctctctgtctctctctctgtctctctgtctctctctacctctctctgtctctctctctgtctctctctctgtctctctgtctctctctacctctctctgtctctctctctgtctctctctgtctctctctctgtctctctctctgtctctctgtctctctctacctctctctgtctctctctctgtctctctctctgtctctctgtctctctctacctctctctgtctctctctctgtctctctctctgtctctctctctctctctctctctccctctatctctctgtctctctctctctctctctctgtctctctctctctctctctctctctgtctctctctctctctctgtctctctctctctctgtctctctctctctctctctctctctctctctctctctctctctctctctctctcttcttttataAAGATTCATAAAGATCTGAAGCAGCACCAGGGCTTTGACTTCTTTTTGAGATTGATCACAGATTGAAACCTGACGGTGACTCCAGTTTGAGTTGATGTGGATAATGTCTGAACAcgtctttgtttctgtctctgctgcaggagtCGTGACCGGCAGGGCGGTCAGGGAGACGTCGTCTATCCCATCGGATACTCTGACAAACCCGTCCCCGACACGAGCATCCAGGAGACGGACAAGAACCTGGTGGagaaggtgagagaggaggagaatcaCTTAGTGTAGACGACGTGTTAGACTCCAGATCAACACATTCCTATGAActctatctctgtgtgtgtgtgtgtgtgtctctctctctctctttatctctctgtgtgtctgtctctctctctttctctctctctgtgtgtgtctgtctcgctctctttctctctctgtgtctcgctctctctttatctccctctctgtgtgtgtctccctctctctctctctctgtgtctctctctctctctctctctctctgtgtgtctgtctctctctctttctctctctgtgtctcgctctctctttatctccctctctgtgtgtgtctccctctctctctctctctctctctctctctctctctctttctttatctctctctgtgtgtctctctctctctctctctctctctttctatatctctctctctttctctctctctctctctctctctctctctctctctttatctctttatctctctctgtctctctctttatgtctccccctctctctctcatctatctaactctccctttctctctctctctctctctctccccctctctctctcatctatctaactctccctttctctcctctttctctctctctctctctctctctctttctctctccccctctctctctctcatctatctaactctctctctctctcatctatctaactctccctttctctcctctctctctccctgtgtacAGCGTTGCTGGGACGTGGCCCTCGGGCCCCTGAAACAGATCCCCATGAACCTGTTCATCATGTACATGTCAGGAAACACCATCTCCATCTTCCCCATCATGATGGTGTGCATGATGGCGTGGAGGCCCATCCAGGCGCTCATGTCCATGTCAGCCAGTGAGTGCACACAAACCTTGAATCCTCTTTTTGACTGAGAGCCTTTCTCCTCGTCTGACTTTAACTTAACGTCTGCTCTTCTTGGCCTCAGCCTTCAAGCTGTTGGAGAGCTCCAGTCAGCAGTGGCTCCAGGGCCTCGTCTACCTGGTCGGGAACCTGCTGGGCTCGGCGTTGGCCATCTACAAATGTCAATCCATGGGACTGCTGCCGACGCACTCGTCTGATTGGCTGGCTTTCATAGACCCGCCTCAGGTGAGAGTCTCATTTCACTCCTCATCTAAACTCTAAAcaccaaataataataataaaacagtccAATACAGGATTAGAATTTAAGAAAAGCTGCTCTTGAGCCAGTAGAGGGCAGCATACTCCATGGTCATGGTGTTATAAAAGCATTATTTTCCTAGTCTCAGATCTTAAAGAAACACAGTCATAAGAATGATTAAATAGCTGTAATTCTTCACCGTATAGGCAGACACATATTGGATCATTGGGGTCTCCACACATTATTCATATTGAACAACAATATTgcggcgttctcacatcagcccgtttggaaaaatgtgtctgtttcagctcctcctgcaaatatcaggagtttttccaggagatttctgcaagtgtgaacgCCCTATAACATGATTTAATGTGTATTAAGTATACAGATAGTGTTGTGTATTTATAATGAGTGGAAAacctctttttctgtcttttagtTTGCAACACAGTTCAGctaaaaaacaataatgaaaaacaagagTAGTGAAGAGAAAGCTTTAATGTGAtctgttgttctctctctctctctctctctctcacagaggATGGAGATCATGGGTGGAGGGATGGTGCTGTGAAGAGGATATTTACAGAGCTTTATACTGTACAGCTGTTTAACTGTTTTCCACAAGAGGTTCAAACTTTAAGCCAAGTTTATGCAACACGCAGGAGGTTTGAAAACACTTCTCCCTGCTCTGCCTCGCGTCTTTGTGACGACCccgttctttttcttttaatgaaagTCCATCATCACGCTGCCTGCTGCTGgacttctgtctctccctcagtAACAGAATGATCTATGAGCTACGAGGATACGCTGAAACACTTTGCTGTGGAGTAAACATCAATAAAACTGAACTTTAATCTCTTGTATCTCCTACTAATGTAGGTCAGAGTTTATTCATCTATAGAAATAATTAGCTCGTAGTAGTAGATTAGTGTCCTCTTTTAGATTCAGCATGCTAAGCAGCGACCTttaaccccctcccccctgttATATGTTTAGGTCTGTTTAATTTATACTGATTCTGTGTCTGAAGATGTTCTATCTAATAAATCTCCTAAATGGCTTCAATTCAAACGTCTTAAATTgtgtttaatgaaaaaaagaagctggctGAGTCAAGAGTTGTGTTTCTTGGACGAGCTCTGCTGGGAAGTTTCAATCGAAAACGTTTTTTATTGCAGAGAACATTTACATTACGAGGGGTTCGATGGTGTTTTGGTGCGAAACAGTGATCAGTGAAGTCGAGCAAACGTAGTAAGAGTCCGTTAAAACAGACAGGGAACTCAAACAGAAGAAGGTTTCACTTCTAAGTTCCCTTTAAGATGTTTAACAGCGAATTAAACATCTTAATTGTGATCCTACAGATCACCTGAGCAGtctagaaaatacattttatttgtgtttgttgaagaAGTTATTCCTACCTTTTGTGttgtaacattttaattaaaaaagaaaaagtgattatGTTTATAGCTCTGCTTTTCCCCACACTGatcaatcagaatcagaatcggggtttattgtcaaagacatttacacatacaaggaatttgcaatgtaggagctgctCTGACATATTGTACAGTCATCAAAAAACGAGGATTATATTTACAAATTGTACCTGCTTATTACGTTAATCCACATCTTTTCCTCTAATTTAACGCTATCTCATGGTATTTTTCAAATATCTTTCTTGAATTTTCatcatataaacacaaaatacataaaaaaagaagaagaaaacatagaaaacacCAGGGCTGGGCAGTAATATTCCACATTGCCACAAATGGTACAGAAATGTGCCGAACAAGTAAGACAAACAAGTCTCTGTGGCAGTGACAGTAACACCTGATAAACGCTAtctcatggtaaatggacttgagcttgtgtagagGTCAATTCGCTCTCAGGTGTTCTTTTGACTTTCTCCTTgccttcttctcttctctctctgtgggtgtgtgtgtgtttgttgtcagtGAAAACAGCTACACCCAGATGCAGAACAAAAGCAGGCGGGGCGGAGGGAAAAGCTCGTTCAGCCCTTTGAAAAAGTCATCGAAGAAAATATGTGATTGTTTactttaagaaaagaaaaaaaaaaaaaaaagaaaggtgagCGTGTTCCCGGAAGTTTCATTTTAGGACAAAACTTGCGTACAAAACTGTCATTCATGTGTCCTTAGCCTCCTAAAGGCCTGCAGTCAGGACTATGGAATGAAGTCACAACACACCTGGAAACATGTCCTTATTTCAAATATTACACTGAATATTATGAAGCATATTTACAAAGGCATTTTGACACTCTTCTgtgatcaataaaaaaacaaaagactgaagaaaaaaagcaaaatatcaACTCCTAAGATTGTACAAAGGCCCAAAATACAGAATTTATTAATAACCTgtgacataaacacaacacaatatcaacaatatgaaataaacaacacatAAAACAATCACTAACTGGACTGTCAACTcaacataaaaaagaaatatgagtATCAATACAGCAACAATGCTTAAACACATGATAGAAATTCCAAATTATGAGTCATGTGTCTTAAAGCCTTTATTTGAGTCGACAGAAGTttgctatgttttttttattttttttaaaatatttatttaattattttaaatatttatctttttctgttgagaATGGGCTTTCATACATGATTAGTACTTTCACCCCCCAGTTTCTGGAGAAATAGCTGGTTTTCAGGGACCGGTTCGACTTGCCTGACCCGGCCCCGCCCCCCGAGTGACGATGCAGCCGAACCacgaaggaggaggaggaggggggggcggggcctAACATGTACAGTCTATGGGGCGGGACAggtaaagaagagaaagagtaCAAGAGTGTTTTGATGTGTTCAACGTGTGTCGTCGCCATGTGAAGGATGGAAACGAGCgaagtttgtgttgttttttaacgaGCTGTCGTCGCGTTAGTGTCCGCGTTTATCCGGCAGGGGAACTCaaccattttgtttttaaataagttaattttccgtgttttttttttttttttttttttttt
This portion of the Labrus bergylta chromosome 22, fLabBer1.1, whole genome shotgun sequence genome encodes:
- the cyld3 gene encoding ubiquitin carboxyl-terminal hydrolase CYLD; the protein is MSGVNEQMKRRRPLKMFLISSDVKVQDELDGTIRLQRGFICQEQEQRSRGDFLWVKVLDNNAMVKLERKFLHELPPDLSGLLEPVADPDARLKLLNNPEKLRQLASLPLDAPLWVQIGAQDELAEAELKYVGPTTRGSSAVLFGVQLKGSAAGKGLSNGTFRGHRLFSCPDACGLLVPVSLIRLRRWSRSNITDAQDRARERDHHHQHQHRGGGGNNHPSNGKHHHSSSNHPNPPHHHPQQSRHISFHQQRPSSPPQPRIFGILPRTAESVPVTAQNQVQVRAPASPPPLHVGQRVCFPMEDNLHPGEVHFCGLLPGCNSSVMYVGVLLDHAVGNWDGFFRGEQLCHIPSPDYGLLVPVTKVSLESKSHRHSPAQHPKSILRPAPPPISKPGPSSPSASAPKVALMPPDKQAVRPPPLPPPKPLNKQLPPPPLPPPKPVSPTTPTEADQPLQTNGEHGPPSLLWTPDSGEAAGEDGEAGQGGELEVGSMVEVNDPPLFGVIRWIGRLGGITESVAGIELDQELSAGTDGSYLGERHFRCPANKGLFVKLRNCRRDSRFPAPETPVNQVERCNSIAFAEWGSERVEDHTPPVEGDEARELYEGWKRGIQGHLNSCYLDATLFSLFSCCSSADWVLFWPSDPEQDQNSKHAQDLLRCEVVNPLRRFGYVCASKTMALRRLLEAENSDKGFTNQEKDPEEFLNTLFQLLRVEPLLKIRSMTQQPQECHLYQLFPPTTLPSSPSSPLPLSPIHSPIPLSSPPSTRMRVASVQALLESSFIHSGLKFVEAPSCLVLLMPRFGKDFKMFDAILPTQSLDITDLLDDTLRQCSICQALAEWECLQCYDDPDITPGHLKQYCHTCNTQVHSHRKRESHSPVKVSIPEGSWSGPLHCTRQRMSLFAVTCIETSHYVSFVKHGPLPTDWLFFDSMADREGGENGFNIPQVRACPEVGRFLSLSEGELSRVDASSLRESARRLLCDAYMCLYHSPDLSLYK
- the emc4 gene encoding ER membrane protein complex subunit 4, giving the protein MASPGGQGGGGGALSTRGGSGARRMKWALELSLGNTRSRDRQGGQGDVVYPIGYSDKPVPDTSIQETDKNLVEKRCWDVALGPLKQIPMNLFIMYMSGNTISIFPIMMVCMMAWRPIQALMSMSATFKLLESSSQQWLQGLVYLVGNLLGSALAIYKCQSMGLLPTHSSDWLAFIDPPQRMEIMGGGMVL